CCATCCCCAACGTTGAAGTCGACGACACTGCTGCCGAAGTTTCGCGATCACCGTCTCCTTCTCCGTCGCGGTCTCGATCGCACTCGCCGCCGGCTGCTGCAGGTAGATCACAGTATAATCTCCGGACGCGCACGACTCGCAGCGGTGTTCGTACTTTGGCTGATCTCAATAATGACGGTTCTGGTAGCGACGGTGATGACGATGGTGATCGTCCTCCTCAGTACTTCACTGGCGGACATAAAAGGTAGCTTAAGTTGAAATTCTTGAATTTATAGTTAATTTTAGTTGTGTTCATGATTTGTTGTTTAGTTTGTTAACCTTATTGATTTGGTGATGAAATGTGCTTTAATTTTAGTTTCTTTATCGATTATGTTTtgatttggttttgattttgattgttaTTGTTCATGGAGACGTTAATTGCGTTGATTTGACGATGAAATGATAATTAAAGAACACATTGTAGCTTCAATTTTAGTACATTCTTTGTTATTTTTAGAATCTTGTTGATAATTTAACTTAGGTTGATGATTAAGGTGATTGAGTAGTCGGAATGTTGATAGAATGTGACATTGATTACGAGCAATCTTGTTAATTAAAGAAAGAAGGGACTGAATTTATGCGGATGAGTTCATTCTTTGATACGTATTATTCTTCGTGGATCTTGAGTAGCCTGATGAACAATGTAGAGTTTTACAAGTGTGATAAAGTCGAGCAATGCGAAGGCGATGACAAGATAGAGTGTATGAACAATGTAGAGGGTTAATAAGTTAAAATTGAAGAATTTAGTGTGCAAAAGAACGTAATATGCTTTAGTTTATTTGTCGGCTGTtcgttgatttgattttgattagGTTGATGATGAGGTAATAGAAGATTTGGAATGCGTAGATTTTGTGTATTCGGTTCATTTGTTGAAAATTACCAACAATCAAGCTAGTTTTAGAAACAGTTGACTGAATATTTGCAGTACGGTTGATTCTTTGTGGATCTTGAGTTCCCTAATGAACACTGTAGAGTGTTAGCGAGTGTATGCGAATGTCGATAATGTGCTGATAGTCTGATACTCTTGGAAAGTTTTAGTATACTTGCAATGGAGAACAAGAGGTGGGCTTTGATGTAATAAGATAATTGCGGTGAAGATTGATATTAGGAGGCATTCTTGTATTAGTGTGGGATTATGTTTCTAAAATGAAACCAGTCTTGAATTAATTTTGAATCTGACACCGCTTTGGATTTTATTACTTCAATCTCAACAAGCAACTAGAATACTTGTGaaaataaaaagtaaacaaaAGTGGCCTCTGAGTAACGGAAGGATAAAGTTAGAATGATTATCGTAGCTGTAAACAATGGGTAAGATACTAGGATATAATGTGATGGCTTTTTTTTATGCAAAATTGTGAGAACTTaaaattgtatttatttatttgaagTTTCTAGCTCACTCATCTTTTAGATACGTTCCGGTGAAATGCTAGTTTGCTACTATGGGCTAACAGTTTGACGCATGCAGTGGCATGGTTGTGGAAGATCCTTCAAAGGGCAATAATGTTGATGCAATATTCGAGCATGCTAGACGTGTGGGGGCTATGGAAGGACCAGCTGATGTTTATCAACCACCATCTAGCTCTAGAAGCTTTGCTGGAACAGCCAGATTGCTTTCAGGAGAGACGGTCTCAGCTTCACCACACGAACCGCCTCCTGAAGTAGTTAATCATACCATTACTTTCTGGCGTAACGGGTTTACTGTCAATGATGGCCCTTTGAGGTTGCTTGATGATGAAGCCAATGCTTCATTTTTGGAGGTAATCCCTCAATCGCTCTTCCCATTTAGTCCTATGACACAATCTCCCTTGAAGTAGCCACAAtctctcttcttatttagttgaTTGAGACCTTTCGTGAATTGGTTGTTGCTTAAGAGGCCTCTTTTACGCATGTGTTTCATCTTGTTGGGTAAAGTTTGCTCTACTAGGTTTTGCCATTCAAAATAACAAACTTGGTGCCAGTGAGCTAGTAGCTTAACAGAATGTTTGTCACGTTATAATAGCAACAACTAACAAGCAGACCATATACAATAAAAGGGAGATGCAAGTAAATGGGAAGTACTAAATAATACAGTAATTCCGCATTGAAAAAACTCCGACTGATAAATCCAATCCCAAACCTTTCGACTTCTTCAATAGGCTTAACCCCTGCATAAGCTGTTATACTTCCTTGCAATTAAGAGAATAACAATAGCGTGcaggtttgtcttgtattaaacGCTGTGTACCTTTCATTCTTGATTCCTTGCACCCTCCACGGTCCATATGTTCCCTCTTTTACGCGCAAAGCATTAATCAAAAACATAACTTCCATTTTACGCGTCTTAACTGTGTCTCTACACAGCAATCGAAGGAAAATGGGATATAAGGGTTTTCACTGGATGGATGTTCTCGTAACGAGAGACGGAAAAAGGGTGATAACCTTACGGGCAATGTTAATCTTATCTTGACTCTTCATAAGACCTTACTCTTGACAATCTGACATGGCCTACAGTCTAAAACTTCATTTTAGACTAAAAAcctgagattttttttttcttaaaatagcTGAGGTCTGGCACCTTGACGCATGAATGACCAACCATTTTCATGGGTTTTACTTCTAACCAAATCTGAGTAAGATACCTGATTGGTAATATGGTTGTTGTGCAATGAAATTACGAGTGGTGGCAGTGGGTTTCTGGAATGTGATTTGAGTTTATGAACAAAGGCTAATTTTTTTATTCGGCCTGTAGAGTGTAGACCTGCTGGTTACTTTGCTAACCTCTATCAGTTTCACTACCATTTCAACACCATTAAGTCGGTTTATAACCCTAAAGAGACATGTGAATAACCATTTGCTGTTTTTTAGACTTTAGAGCTGGTTTTTGTTATAAGCTACACTGTTTTTGGGGGCATTGTTAACACTTCATTATAGTATGCTGATTATTGCCCAAATACTTGTACAGAGCATAAAAAATTCCGAGTGCCCGAAAGAGTTGGAGCCAAAAGACAGGAGGACTAAAGTCAGTGTGAATCTTACAAGGAGAGATGAAAATTGCCCTGTATGTCCTCCTTTCCGAGTATATATACTTTTAAGACCTTTCTCTATCATCAACATTAGAATTATAAACGtgttatttctttttctttttcttttatcaGGTGCAGGAACCGCAAAGGCGACAAATTGCATTCCAGGGAGTTGGTAGGACGCTGGGTAGTACCACCTCTGCTCCTGCCGAATCCACTGTGCTGAACACTGCTCCAGCCCCTGTGATGGGTCTTGTCGTGGACGACAAACTACCCTCAACCTCAATTCAGCTAAGATTGGCCGATGGCACCCGCATGGTCTCACGCTTCAACCACCACCATACAATTAGAGACATTCGTGGCTTCATTGACGCATCAAGGCCAACTAGAGGAGGTGCTTATACCTTGCAACTGATGGGATTTCCGCCTAAGCCGTTGACTGAACTTGACCAAACCATTGAGCAAGCCGGCCTTTCTAACTCCGTGGTCATCCAGAAGTACTAAATGGGGTTTTACTCATGTCTCGCCGTTTTTCAGTAGACTGAGCTTATGATTTGAGGAAACTCTGAGTTTAATGTTCATTTCGTAGATTTAAATTGCAAGACATTTGCTACATAAACCTATATACGTATTATGTTGCAGGATGTAAATTTCTTATGCACGGACCGCTATTCAGTTTCTTCGTTGCTGAGCCTAGAAAATCGATTGTTTTGAACCCAAATGTTGCATTGACTGGTTAGATGGTACTCTCTACTAAAAAGCCAATGTTGATCCTAATTTTGCAGTAAGATTGGTTGCATATATACGAATTTAATCAAGCACAGGCTTAACTGCAGTCTGCATAGTCAATTTACTAGTTTAGACCTTGTGCAATAAATAAAAGGTAtataaaattttttatttttaaataaattaCACTATATAATAGTGTCAATAGGCTATTCGTATTTCTCGTCATATGTTCCGTATAATTTTGAGGAAAAAAGTTGAAACTATAATTGATTAAAAGAGAATTTAGTTATGTGATGAAAGTTAATCTAAAGAAAATATTTTTTATACCCTAAAACAAATGATTTTAATttatctaattttttttttcgcgAAAACAAAATTAGTGAGTGATTTACAATTTTATTTGATAGTCCTTCTCAAATAATAGTATCAACAAAATATTTATACACACAGCAGCTCAGGCTTTAACACATAATTGATTTATGGATAGTCttatcataaaaccgtctcatatacACTTGCGGTAATTTACCTGAACATACCAAATGAATGGTGCAGTAAAGGACCACACTTTTCAAACATCTAAATCTCTGTTCTCCATCCAACTGTTGAATATCGCCACCCAAAGACTAATTAAAAAACTCAATCCATGAATATATTATATACTGATAAAATAAGTAAGAAACGAAAACATGGGATGATTCTAAACTCAACTGGTGTCCTTTGTAAATAACTGCCAGCAAAAGTGTTATTTTCCTGCATGAATGCCACGTATTACATCACATTACTATATATAATCACACATGCATGCTTCCATGCAGAAATcacacaaaaatcatacaaaattTCATTAATCATACCAAGTTTTATAAAAAATGGCGAAATTGAAAGGAATAGTGTTGGTATTACTAGTCCTATGCTACACAATGCAGTATGTAGCAAGCCAAATTGAGGCGGATGAGCGAGAAGTGATTCCGACAGAGAAAGAAGAGACAGAGGCGAAGGCAGCAGAGTGGCGGAGGCAGGAGAAGACTGCGGAAGAAGAGCGGAGACATCGAGGACggaaagaggaggaggaggaagaatgggagaaggaagggagaagaagggaggaagaagaagaagaggatgagagGGATTTCCCACCGCCTCAGCCTTATGGACCATCAGGAAGAAAAGATATGTTTGTGTTACGCGAGTCGAAGCGCGTGGTGAGTACGGAGGCTGGGgagatgagagttgtgaaagGGTTTGGTAAAGGAATGGTTGTGGAAAGAGCATTGCATATTGGGTTTATTAGTATGGAGCCTAAGAGTTTGTTTGTTCCTCAGTATCTTGATTCTTCTTTGATCATCTTTGTTCGTCGAGGTTTGTGTTCTTCTTGCTTTCGATTTTTTAATTTAGTTTGTTTTTATTATGTTTCCACTTTCCACTCCCACAAATTCTCACTTGTGACGGACACATGTCACAATTGAGTGACgaataccattttctctcacatgGGTCAGTGagtggggtgccccaccttgtcccccctccctttttgtgagaggtcacaagcttgtgacgggattagcccgtaacaagcaagacgctttgttccACTCCCTATGTAAATACATAAATCATTTGTTTAGTTTTTTGGGTTACCCTTGTATAAGGTGGTTTTACACAGGATAATACGGAGTATAACCTAGGTTACTCAGACTCGTTTAGAAGTATCCGATACGGGTGCGTGTCCATGTGTCAGACTCCGCTATTATTCtgaaaaatatgcatattttggtttaaaatgAAGTGTCCGGTGTCATACTCATGTCCCATGTCCCATGTCCGAGTGTCGAGTGTCAGACACGGGTACGCGAGGAAATTAGAAGAATCGGAGTAACATAGAATATAACAGTACCACATTAGAGGGTAAATGTAACAAAGTTCACGGGTGTGAAACAAGTGGCCAGCTTCAATTTATGACTCTTGTGAAGGAAAAAGTCACACTTGTGAAAAGTCAAACAATAGAGTCCTTATTAACACCAAAAAAACATTAGAGGGTGAATGTAGTTTTTAAAAGAGTCAATTTTACCATAAACTCGTGTAAAATCGCCTTACACAATTATTTGTGTATTTTTTGTATTCTTTGTTGGGATATTTTATTGAAAGGTATACAAATGATTGAGATCTAGGAAGTACAATAGTTATTTATTTGAGTATTTGGTGGTCTTACTCATTTTTTTTTGGCATGCTTCATGCGCGATTACTTGATCTTTTAGGTNNNNNNNNNNNNNNNNNNNNNNNNNNNNNNNNNNNNNNNNNNNNNNNNNNNNNNNNNNNNNNNNNNNNNNNNNNNNNNNNNNNNNNNNNNNNNNNNNNNNNNNNNNNNNNNNNNNNNNNNNNNNNNNNNNNNNNNNNNNNNNNNNNNNNNNNNNNNNNNNNNNNNNNNNNNNNNNNNNNNNNNNNNNNNNNNNNNNNNNNNNNNNNNNNNNNNNNNNNNNNNNNNNNNNNNNNNNNNNNNNNNNNNNNNNNNNNNNNNNNNNNNNNNNNNNNNNNNNNNNNNNNNNNNNNNNNNNNNNNNNNNNNNNNNNNNNNNNNNNNNNNNNNNNNNNNNNNNNNNNNNNNNNNNNNNNNNNNNNNNNNNNNNNNNNNNNNNNNNNNNNNNNNNNNNNNNNNNNNNNNNNNNNNNNNNNNNNNNNNNNNNNNNNNNNNNNNNNNNNNNNNNNNNNNNNNNNNNNNNNNNNNNNNNNNNNNNNNNNNNNNNNNNNNNNNNNNNNNNNNNNNNNNNNNNNNNNNNNNNNNNNNNNNNNNNNNNNNNNNNNNNNNNNNNNNNNNNNNNNNNNNNNNNNNNNNNNNNNNNNNNNNNNNNNNNNNNNNNNNNNNNNNNNNNNNNNNNNNNNNNNNNNNNNNNNNNNNNNNNNNNNNNNNNNNNNNNNNNNNNNNNNNNNNNNNNNNNNNNNNNNNNNNNNNNNNNNNNNNNNNNNNNNNNNNNNNNNNNNNNNNNNNNNNNNNNNNNNNNNNNNNNNNNNNNNNNNNNNNNNNNNNNNNNNNNNNNNNNNNNNNNNNNNNNNNNNNNNNNNNNNNNNNNNNNNNNNNNNNNNNNNNNNNNNNNNNNNNNNNNNNNNNNNNNNNNNNNNNNNNNNNNNNNNNNNNNNNNNNNNNNNNNNNNNNNNNNNNNNNNNNNNNNNNNNNNNNNNNNNNNNNNNNNNNNNNNNNNNNNNNNNNNNNNNNNNNNNNNNNNNNNNNNNNNNNNNNNNNNNNNNNNNNNNNNNNNNNNNNNNNNNNNNNNNNNNNNNNNNNNNNNNNNNNNNNNNNNNNNNNNNNNNNNNNNNNNNNNNNNNNNNNNNNNNNNNNNNNNNNNNNNNNNNNNNNNNNNNNNNNNNNNNNNNNNNNNNNNNNNNNNNNNNNNNNNNNNNNNNNNNNNNNNNNNNNNNNNNNNNNNNNNNNNNNNNNNNNNNNNNNNNNNNNNNNNNNNNNNNNNNNNNNNNNNNNNNNNNNNNNNNNNNNNNNNNNNNNNNNNNNNNNNNNNNNNNNNNNNNNNNNNNNNNNNNNNNNNNNNNNNNNNNNNNNNNNNNNNNNNNNNNNNNNNNNNNNNNNNNNNNNNNNNNNNNNNNNNNNNNNNNNNNNNNNNNNNNNNNNNNNNNNNNNNNNNNNNNNNNNNNNNNNNNNNNNNNNNNNNNNNNNNNNNNNNNNNNNNNNNNNNNNNNNNNNNNNNNNNNNNNNNNNNNNNNNNNNNNNNNNNNNNNNNNNNNNNNNNNNNNNNNNNNNNNNNNNNNNNNNNNNNNNNNNNNNNNNNNNNNNNNNNNNNNNNNNNNNNNNNNNNNNNNNNNNNNNNNNNNNNNNNNNNNNNNNNNNNNNNNNNNNNNNNNNNNNNNNNNNNNNNNNNNNNNNNNNNNNNNNNNNNNNNNNNNNNNNNNNNNNNNNNNNNNNNNNNNNNNNNNNNNNNNNNNNNNNNNNNNNNNNNNNNNNNNNNNNNNNNNNNNNNNNNNNNNNNNNNNNNNNNNNNNNNNNNNNNNNNNNNNNNNNNNNNNNNNNNNNNNNNNNNNNNNNNNNNNNNNNNNNNNNNNNNNNNNNNNNNNNNNNNNNNNNNNNNNNNNNNNNNNNNNNNNNNNNNNNNNNNNNNNNNNNNNNNNNNNNNNNNNNNNNNNNNNNNNNNNNNNNNNNNNNNNNNNNNNNNNNNNNNNNNNNNNNNNNNNNNNNNNNNNNNNNNNNNNNNNNNNNNNNNNNNNNNNNNNNNNNNNNNNNNNNNNNNNNNNNNNNNNNNNNNNNNNNNNNNNNNNNNNNNNNNNNNNNNNNNNNNNNNNNNNNNNNNNNNNNNNNNNNNNNNNNNNNNNNNNNNNNNNNNNNNNNNNNNNNNNNNNNNNNNNNNNNNNNNNNNNNNNNNNNNNNNNNNNNNNNNNNNNNNNNNNNNNNNNNNNNNNNNNNNNNNNNNNNNNNNNNNNNNNNNNNNNNNNNNNNNNNNNNNNNNNNNNNNNNNNNNNNNNNNNNNNNNNNNNNNNNNNNNNNNNNNNNNNNNNNNNNNNNNNNNNNNNNNNNNNNNNNNNNNNNNNNNNNNNNNNNNNNNNNNNNNNNNNNNNNNNNNNNNNNNNNNNNNNNNNNNNNNNNNNNNNNNNNNNNNNNNNNNNNNNNNNNNNNNNNNNNNNNNNNNNNNNNNNNNNNNNNNNNNNNNNNNNNNNNNNNNNNNNNNNNNNNNNNNNNNNNNNNNNNNNNNNNNNNNNNNNNNNNNNNNNNNNNNNNNNNNNNNNNNNNNNNNNNNNNNNNNNNNNNNNNNNNNNNNNNNNNNNNNNNNNNNNNNNNNNNNNNNNNNNNNNNNNNNNNNNNNNNNNNNNNNNNNNNNNNNNNNNNNNNNNNNNNNNNNNNNNNNNNNNNNNNNNNNNNNNNNNNNNNNNNNNNNNNNNNNNNNNNNNNNNNNNNNNNNNNNNNNNNNNNNNNNNNNNNNNNNNNNNNNNNNNNNNNNNNNNNNNNNNNNNNNNNNNNNNNNNNNNNNNNNNNNNNNNNNNNN
The Silene latifolia isolate original U9 population chromosome 11, ASM4854445v1, whole genome shotgun sequence genome window above contains:
- the LOC141611053 gene encoding plant UBX domain-containing protein 4-like; the protein is MASDQQHHEQPNPNPIPDPMVNTFMEITSSTPEEAQFYLESHNFDLDAAVSTFFESNTAETAAIPNVEVDDTAAEVSRSPSPSPSRSRSHSPPAAAGRSQYNLRTRTTRSGVRTLADLNNDGSGSDGDDDGDRPPQYFTGGHKSGMVVEDPSKGNNVDAIFEHARRVGAMEGPADVYQPPSSSRSFAGTARLLSGETVSASPHEPPPEVVNHTITFWRNGFTVNDGPLRLLDDEANASFLESIKNSECPKELEPKDRRTKVSVNLTRRDENCPVQEPQRRQIAFQGVGRTLGSTTSAPAESTVLNTAPAPVMGLVVDDKLPSTSIQLRLADGTRMVSRFNHHHTIRDIRGFIDASRPTRGGAYTLQLMGFPPKPLTELDQTIEQAGLSNSVVIQKY